One genomic segment of [Limnothrix rosea] IAM M-220 includes these proteins:
- the kaiC gene encoding circadian clock protein KaiC, which translates to MNQPISANNGAIKGVQKIRTLIEGLDEISHGGLPSGRTTLVSGTSGTGKTLLAIQFLYHGIKHFDYPGLFVTFEESPRDIIQNAHSFGWDLQSLVDEGKLFILDASPDPDGQEVVGNFDLSALIERIQYAIRKYDAKLVSIDSVTAVFQQYDAAPVVRREIFRLVARLKYLSVTSIMTTERLDEYGPVARFGVEEFVSDNVIILRNVLEGERRRRTIEILKLRGTTHMKGEYPFTITNDGINIFPLGAMRLTQRSSNARISSGVETLDQMCGGGFFKDSIILATGATGTGKTLLVSKFLEEGCRKGERAILFAYEESRAQLSRNASSWGIDFEEMEQKGLLKLLCSYPESAGLEDHLQMIKSEISEFKPSRIAIDSLSALARGVTNNAFRQFVIGVTGYAKQEEITGFFTNTTDQFMGAHSITESHISTITDTILMLQYVEIRGEMSRALNVFKMRGSWHDKGIREYSISEGGALIKDSFRNYERIISGSPTRISVDEKSELTRIMRGVQDKAMDD; encoded by the coding sequence ATGAATCAGCCAATCTCTGCTAATAATGGAGCCATTAAAGGCGTACAAAAAATTCGTACCCTCATTGAGGGTCTTGATGAGATTAGTCATGGCGGTTTGCCTTCTGGGAGAACAACCCTAGTTAGCGGCACCTCCGGTACCGGAAAAACCCTCCTCGCCATCCAGTTTCTCTATCACGGCATCAAGCACTTCGATTATCCGGGTCTATTTGTCACCTTTGAAGAATCTCCTCGCGACATTATTCAAAATGCCCACAGTTTCGGGTGGGATCTCCAGAGCCTCGTGGACGAAGGAAAGTTATTTATCCTTGATGCTTCTCCTGACCCTGATGGTCAAGAAGTCGTTGGTAACTTTGACCTGTCAGCATTAATTGAACGGATTCAATATGCGATTCGCAAATATGACGCTAAGCTCGTCTCCATCGACTCGGTGACGGCAGTATTTCAACAATATGATGCGGCTCCGGTCGTGCGGCGGGAAATTTTTCGGTTAGTGGCGCGCCTGAAATATTTATCGGTAACTTCGATTATGACGACGGAGAGGCTCGATGAATATGGTCCTGTGGCGCGTTTTGGCGTTGAAGAATTTGTTTCAGATAATGTCATCATTTTACGGAATGTTTTAGAGGGTGAACGGCGGCGGCGAACGATTGAAATTTTGAAGCTCCGGGGTACAACCCATATGAAAGGAGAGTATCCTTTTACCATCACCAACGATGGGATCAACATCTTCCCCCTCGGCGCAATGCGTTTAACCCAGCGTTCTTCTAATGCGCGTATTTCCTCTGGTGTTGAAACCTTGGATCAAATGTGTGGTGGTGGCTTCTTTAAGGATTCGATTATTCTTGCCACTGGTGCGACGGGTACTGGTAAAACTTTGCTCGTGAGTAAGTTCCTTGAAGAGGGTTGTCGTAAAGGGGAAAGAGCTATTCTTTTTGCCTATGAGGAATCGCGCGCACAGCTTTCTCGAAATGCTTCGTCGTGGGGCATTGATTTTGAGGAAATGGAGCAGAAAGGTCTATTGAAATTGCTCTGTTCTTATCCGGAGTCGGCGGGCTTAGAGGATCATTTGCAGATGATCAAATCGGAAATCTCGGAGTTTAAGCCTTCTCGGATTGCGATCGATTCGCTTTCTGCTTTGGCGAGGGGTGTAACTAATAATGCTTTCCGCCAGTTTGTGATTGGGGTAACGGGTTATGCTAAGCAGGAGGAAATTACCGGTTTCTTTACGAATACGACGGATCAGTTTATGGGGGCTCACTCGATTACGGAGTCTCATATTTCGACGATTACGGACACGATTTTGATGCTGCAATATGTGGAGATTCGGGGTGAGATGTCCCGGGCGCTTAATGTTTTTAAGATGCGTGGTTCTTGGCACGATAAGGGTATTCGTGAATATTCGATTAGTGAGGGTGGTGCGCTAATTAAGGATTCTTTCCGGAATTATGAGCGGATTATTAGTGGTTCTCCCACTAGGATTTCTGTGGATGAAAAGAGTGAGCTGACTCGTATTATGCGTGGTGTTCAGGATAAAGCGATGGATGACTAA
- the cruG gene encoding 2'-O-glycosyltransferase CruG, with the protein MDWFSAEFVGGISLFFLVLQGSAAIIVLSRFAKGAVRRPPLTPKPSNSDNLASVTVVVPTLNEAERIQPCLDGLGQQSYEVREILVVDSNSTDGTQDKVLAMAKIDPRFRLLTDDPLPEGWVGRPWALNWGFEKSSPESKWFLGIDADTEPQRGMIASLLQAAEEENFDLVTLSPQFILQYPGEWWLQPALLMTLLFRFDVAGIRNPDQDSVMANGQCFLCRREVLEKVGGYSSAASSFCDDVTLARNIAKAGYRVGFLDGAKVIKVRMYEGLKETWDEWGRSLDLKDATSKSELLGQLWLLIMVQGLPLPFTLLFLGLEHWGTHGLFFTSLLGLNAGLLVVRFAMLLAIAGSYDRSRYPNKNSLLFWLSPFADPLAVLRIFLSANTKSIAWRGRNYHQT; encoded by the coding sequence ATGGATTGGTTTAGTGCAGAATTTGTCGGTGGGATTTCGCTGTTTTTCTTGGTGTTACAAGGTAGTGCCGCCATCATTGTTTTGTCGCGGTTTGCGAAAGGTGCTGTACGCCGTCCTCCCCTAACGCCTAAACCGTCCAATTCTGATAATCTTGCCTCTGTGACCGTCGTTGTACCGACATTAAATGAAGCAGAACGCATTCAGCCTTGCCTTGATGGATTAGGTCAGCAGAGCTATGAAGTGCGAGAAATTTTGGTCGTTGACAGTAATTCGACCGATGGCACTCAGGACAAAGTTTTAGCGATGGCTAAGATAGATCCTCGTTTTCGGCTATTAACCGATGACCCATTGCCAGAGGGTTGGGTGGGAAGACCTTGGGCGTTAAATTGGGGTTTTGAGAAAAGTTCGCCTGAAAGTAAATGGTTTCTTGGCATTGACGCAGATACGGAGCCGCAACGGGGCATGATTGCGAGTTTGCTCCAGGCTGCTGAGGAAGAAAATTTTGATCTGGTTACCCTCTCGCCGCAATTTATTTTGCAGTATCCGGGGGAGTGGTGGTTACAGCCTGCTCTACTGATGACGTTGCTATTTCGCTTTGATGTGGCGGGAATTCGCAATCCTGATCAGGATTCGGTGATGGCCAATGGTCAATGTTTTCTCTGTCGCCGCGAAGTTTTAGAAAAAGTTGGCGGCTACAGTTCGGCGGCTAGTTCTTTTTGTGATGATGTGACGTTAGCGAGAAATATTGCAAAGGCGGGTTATCGAGTTGGTTTCCTCGATGGGGCAAAGGTAATTAAAGTCCGCATGTATGAGGGTCTCAAAGAAACTTGGGATGAGTGGGGGCGATCGCTGGATCTAAAGGATGCCACGTCTAAATCAGAACTGTTGGGACAACTTTGGCTACTGATTATGGTGCAAGGATTGCCGTTGCCATTTACTTTATTATTTTTGGGTCTTGAGCATTGGGGCACACATGGACTCTTTTTTACGAGTCTATTGGGTTTAAATGCCGGATTATTGGTTGTGAGGTTTGCGATGCTCTTGGCGATCGCCGGGTCTTATGATCGCAGCCGTTATCCAAACAAAAATTCTTTATTATTTTGGCTATCGCCTTTTGCGGATCCCCTTGCTGTACTGCGGATTTTCCTGTCAGCCAATACAAAATCAATTGCATGGCGCGGAAGGAATTATCATCAGACTTAA
- a CDS encoding aspartate ammonia-lyase encodes MTMDYRIEKDSMGDRQIPSNAYYGIQTLRATENFPISGIKPLHTYVDACVLIKKATAIANGELGCIPPEISEAIVKAADEVLRGALREQFVVDVYQAGAGTSHHMNVNEVLSNRALEILGGDKGDYQKVSPNDHVNYGQSTNDVIPTAIRIGSLLALEHCLYPALSGAIAALDNKAEEFANIVKSGRTHMQDAVPVRLGEGFRAWAEILTAHMGRIETAAKDLTVLGLGGSASGTGLNTHPQYRFRVAEILSELIGQPLTSAPHLMAAMQSMSPFVNVSGSLRNLAQDLVKISHDLRLMDSGPNTGLKEIQLPPVQPGSSIMPGKYNPVMAEMTSMVCFQVMGYDTAIAFAAQAGQLELNVMMPLIAYDLIHSIEILGNTIKALSEKCIAGITANEQRCNAYAEGSLALVTALNTHIGYLNAADVAKESLQTGKSLRQIVLEKGLMDEKTLAQVLDLEKMSQLPTNS; translated from the coding sequence ATGACGATGGATTACCGGATTGAAAAGGACTCGATGGGCGATCGCCAAATCCCCAGTAATGCTTATTACGGCATTCAAACGTTACGGGCGACGGAAAATTTTCCGATTAGTGGGATTAAGCCCCTCCATACCTATGTGGATGCCTGCGTGCTGATTAAAAAGGCAACGGCGATCGCCAATGGAGAGCTGGGCTGTATTCCGCCAGAGATTAGTGAAGCCATCGTCAAAGCGGCAGATGAAGTCCTCAGGGGAGCGTTACGGGAGCAATTTGTGGTGGATGTCTACCAAGCGGGTGCTGGCACTTCCCACCACATGAATGTCAACGAGGTGTTGTCGAACCGCGCTTTAGAGATTCTCGGCGGCGACAAGGGTGATTATCAAAAAGTAAGTCCCAATGATCATGTGAACTACGGTCAATCGACTAATGATGTCATTCCGACAGCGATTCGTATTGGCTCTCTCCTCGCCCTTGAACATTGTTTGTATCCGGCGCTTTCTGGGGCGATCGCCGCTCTGGACAATAAAGCAGAAGAATTTGCCAATATCGTTAAATCTGGGCGGACTCACATGCAAGATGCAGTGCCCGTGAGATTGGGGGAAGGTTTTCGCGCATGGGCGGAAATTTTGACGGCTCACATGGGACGCATTGAAACAGCAGCGAAGGATCTCACAGTTCTGGGCTTAGGCGGGAGCGCGTCCGGCACAGGCCTGAATACTCACCCTCAATACCGTTTTCGCGTGGCTGAAATTCTGAGTGAATTGATTGGACAGCCTTTAACTTCCGCGCCTCACCTGATGGCAGCGATGCAAAGCATGTCGCCCTTTGTGAATGTGTCTGGTTCCCTGCGTAACCTTGCCCAAGATCTGGTTAAAATTTCCCACGATTTGCGGTTAATGGATTCGGGGCCAAATACAGGTTTAAAGGAAATTCAGTTGCCGCCAGTGCAACCCGGCTCTTCGATTATGCCCGGCAAATACAATCCGGTAATGGCTGAAATGACTTCCATGGTTTGTTTTCAGGTGATGGGCTACGATACGGCGATCGCCTTTGCCGCCCAAGCAGGACAGCTAGAGCTGAACGTGATGATGCCGCTGATTGCCTACGATTTGATCCACAGCATCGAAATTCTCGGTAATACCATCAAAGCCCTTAGCGAAAAATGTATTGCAGGCATTACGGCGAACGAGCAACGGTGTAACGCCTATGCCGAAGGGAGCCTTGCCCTTGTCACAGCCCTCAATACCCATATCGGTTATCTCAATGCAGCCGATGTTGCCAAAGAATCCCTGCAAACGGGTAAATCCCTCCGTCAGATTGTGCTCGAAAAAGGCCTCATGGATGAAAAAACCTTAGCTCAGGTGCTTGACCTAGAAAAAATGAGTCAGTTGCCGACTAATTCCTAA
- the cruF gene encoding gamma-carotene 1'-hydroxylase CruF, translating to MNKSLKPEEYLLWGHVISMVFGLAGLLLVLPHPGFVASLPEFGKLAFRLSMANGGVVYMVLGMLAIALYGYRLLGPAKLFVFLVPALLVSVSAELMGTSTGFPFGDYHYTTGLGYKIAGLVPFTIPLSWFYLGFSSFLIARVGLQKYNLPRFVYSLAAIALGALLLTSWDFVLDPGMSQTSVPFWEWEVVGPFFGMPYENFTGWFGTGAIFMGIASLFWGKEKMEFSREQLFLPFAMYLSNFVFATVMSLGGGIFGPLPLGFVLGLFPVVALYFSIPKASDQAVTIPAIDGNLPTDKMPITAGR from the coding sequence ATGAACAAAAGTCTCAAACCGGAAGAATATCTATTGTGGGGTCATGTTATTTCAATGGTATTTGGTTTAGCGGGTTTACTCCTCGTTTTACCCCATCCCGGCTTCGTTGCTAGTTTGCCTGAGTTTGGCAAATTAGCGTTTCGCTTATCGATGGCAAATGGCGGTGTCGTGTACATGGTTTTGGGGATGTTGGCCATCGCTCTGTATGGTTACCGACTACTCGGCCCTGCAAAATTGTTTGTTTTTCTAGTGCCCGCATTGCTCGTCTCTGTTTCTGCGGAGCTGATGGGTACAAGTACGGGTTTCCCTTTCGGGGATTATCACTACACTACGGGTTTGGGCTATAAGATTGCTGGGCTTGTGCCGTTTACGATTCCGCTGTCGTGGTTTTATCTCGGTTTTAGTAGTTTTCTCATTGCGCGGGTGGGTCTGCAGAAATATAATTTGCCCCGTTTTGTTTATTCCCTCGCGGCGATCGCCCTCGGTGCGTTATTGCTCACCTCTTGGGATTTCGTTTTGGATCCCGGTATGAGCCAAACTTCTGTACCTTTTTGGGAATGGGAAGTTGTTGGTCCCTTCTTTGGTATGCCCTACGAAAACTTCACTGGCTGGTTCGGCACAGGGGCAATCTTTATGGGTATTGCCAGCTTATTTTGGGGGAAAGAAAAAATGGAATTTTCCCGCGAACAACTGTTTTTGCCCTTTGCGATGTATCTCAGCAACTTTGTCTTTGCCACAGTGATGAGTCTTGGTGGTGGCATTTTTGGGCCTTTGCCCCTCGGGTTTGTCCTTGGTTTATTTCCCGTAGTTGCGCTGTATTTCAGCATTCCTAAGGCAAGTGATCAAGCTGTTACGATTCCCGCCATTGATGGCAACCTTCCTACGGACAAGATGCCTATCACGGCAGGTCGCTAA
- a CDS encoding flotillin family protein: protein MKFWLTFLQALPELTDSELQNIQESDFFRQHSETSETAIATSLTEVPSSTTVAQLPLGGAVIFPGIVVSLIVLFLIAVWSYTRVYVITPNNEAFVRTGGVIRKKKTVILNGGCIVLPGFHELTRVPLREISIDVERTGNLAVRTQDYLRANMRVTFYVCINAKEEDVLVSAARLSKQGRISEDDIKDALEKRADDAIRAAAKRKSIAEIDSDKLGFADEVLNLIQQDLKKVGLTLNNIAISEIEESDTYDENNFFDAQGVRLRTETIQKSIKQKLEVELSIQKEKRELELNTKVEIEEQELSAEQKSLKLAKSKEEAKLDQAKAIEFLKAQQAQEIQASQDQELAKIERNKILQEKAVEEEKIQKKLAIQQSQIAADIELEEQNKALKVARTQQQQQAEIAEINRQKTIDASQLKAQVAVAEAQQESQIAKEEAAIAIANKEKERFAAEAERTQAEEAVATAQAVEQAEREQRLAIIDAEKDANQKRIADQNVVEIDVFRRRRQAEIARQAAELEAESIRTLAEANRYKALADAQGKQALIEAENALSNANRTAELIKILLPMIAEQLPDIMLSLAPQPGVLGDAKIFAFPGGGMNGNGGSGMEDINKLLLSTSGISLINTFLNEGKLGELLGQVKMFLNDNSADTGSSQILDDIESLIDSFQRDQDVRTTAASETNPSTAFTPSRLMTPPDDGESEGA from the coding sequence ATGAAGTTTTGGCTAACGTTTCTCCAAGCCTTGCCTGAGCTAACCGACTCTGAGCTACAGAACATTCAAGAGAGTGACTTCTTTCGACAGCATTCTGAAACGAGTGAAACGGCGATCGCCACAAGTCTGACTGAAGTTCCTAGCTCTACAACAGTGGCGCAACTTCCCCTCGGCGGTGCGGTCATCTTTCCGGGCATTGTTGTCAGCTTGATTGTCCTTTTCTTGATCGCGGTTTGGTCCTACACCCGCGTCTATGTGATTACGCCAAATAACGAAGCTTTTGTGCGCACTGGTGGCGTGATTCGTAAAAAGAAAACAGTGATTTTAAATGGCGGTTGTATCGTGCTGCCCGGCTTCCACGAGCTGACACGCGTACCGTTGCGAGAAATCTCCATCGACGTTGAGCGTACCGGCAATCTAGCAGTGCGGACACAGGACTATCTCCGTGCCAATATGCGCGTGACATTTTATGTGTGCATTAATGCCAAAGAGGAAGATGTCCTAGTCTCGGCTGCCAGACTATCGAAGCAAGGCAGAATTTCCGAAGATGATATCAAAGATGCCCTAGAAAAACGGGCTGATGATGCGATTCGCGCGGCAGCAAAGCGTAAAAGTATTGCCGAAATTGACTCCGATAAATTGGGTTTTGCCGATGAAGTATTGAACCTGATTCAGCAGGATCTCAAAAAAGTTGGTTTAACCCTCAACAATATTGCCATCTCAGAAATCGAAGAGAGCGATACCTACGACGAAAATAATTTCTTTGATGCCCAAGGGGTGCGATTGCGCACGGAAACCATCCAAAAATCCATTAAACAAAAGCTCGAAGTCGAACTTAGTATCCAAAAAGAAAAGCGGGAATTGGAGCTGAATACGAAAGTGGAAATCGAAGAGCAAGAACTTTCTGCCGAACAAAAATCCTTGAAACTCGCGAAGTCCAAAGAAGAGGCAAAACTCGACCAAGCGAAAGCCATTGAATTTCTCAAGGCGCAACAGGCTCAAGAGATCCAAGCATCACAGGATCAAGAGTTAGCAAAGATTGAGCGCAATAAAATCCTGCAAGAAAAGGCCGTTGAAGAGGAAAAAATTCAAAAGAAACTGGCGATTCAGCAAAGTCAAATTGCCGCTGACATTGAACTAGAGGAGCAAAATAAAGCGCTCAAAGTTGCTCGCACTCAACAACAGCAACAGGCGGAAATTGCGGAGATTAATCGCCAAAAAACAATTGATGCTTCCCAGCTAAAGGCTCAGGTGGCCGTTGCGGAAGCTCAGCAAGAATCGCAAATCGCTAAAGAGGAGGCGGCGATCGCCATTGCGAATAAAGAAAAAGAACGTTTCGCCGCCGAAGCCGAGCGTACCCAAGCGGAAGAAGCTGTTGCCACAGCCCAAGCGGTTGAACAGGCAGAACGGGAACAACGCCTTGCCATTATTGACGCAGAGAAAGATGCCAATCAAAAACGGATTGCCGACCAAAACGTGGTAGAAATTGACGTTTTCCGTCGTCGCCGCCAAGCAGAAATTGCCCGTCAAGCGGCAGAGCTAGAGGCAGAATCAATTCGCACCTTAGCCGAAGCAAACCGCTATAAAGCCCTAGCTGATGCCCAAGGTAAGCAAGCCTTGATTGAAGCAGAAAATGCCCTTAGCAATGCCAACCGTACTGCTGAACTAATTAAAATTTTGCTGCCGATGATTGCAGAGCAACTGCCGGATATTATGCTGTCGCTAGCGCCCCAACCGGGGGTTTTGGGGGATGCGAAAATTTTTGCGTTTCCCGGTGGTGGCATGAATGGCAATGGGGGATCGGGTATGGAAGATATTAATAAGCTACTTTTGTCGACTAGCGGCATTTCCCTCATTAATACGTTTCTCAATGAAGGAAAATTAGGGGAATTGCTTGGTCAAGTCAAGATGTTCCTCAACGATAATTCGGCGGATACGGGTTCATCGCAAATCCTTGACGATATTGAGTCTTTAATTGATTCTTTTCAACGGGATCAAGATGTGAGGACGACTGCTGCTTCGGAGACCAATCCTTCGACGGCGTTTACGCCCAGTCGTTTAATGACACCGCCTGATGATGGGGAAAGTGAAGGAGCTTAG
- a CDS encoding S-layer homology domain-containing protein produces the protein MLYSWRKWSVCLVAIAALWGCNQSGSLEDSLAPDPQLSQQPTVLGEGNSNADLPEDFPAEIPLYPNATLIQSQDNETVWVIADNVEQLETFYRDTLAAENWNIVATEPAELNYQQLVATKNNIELSIAIPTDSAPAAEESEQAVVGTTFVLSYQILDVQPQLDAVEPLEGNENPATTEENPAPSIPTNSSKKTPEQVRDLVALDVFKNGDFQSNEIISRRQFARWLFKAHNAIYGDRPNQQIRPANSTSSAAFQDVPSSDPDFRFIQGLAEAGIIPSKLTSATNASTFRPDAPLTRETLITWKVPLDRRQALPPTTLEQIAETWGFQDAAEIDSRALQALYVDFQNGDQANTRRIFGYTTLFQPTKPVTQAEAAIALWYFGFQSDGISAADISP, from the coding sequence GTGCTGTATTCTTGGCGAAAATGGAGTGTGTGTTTGGTGGCGATCGCCGCCCTGTGGGGTTGCAATCAATCCGGTTCCCTAGAAGATAGTCTCGCGCCGGATCCCCAGTTATCCCAGCAACCGACGGTGTTGGGTGAGGGCAACTCTAATGCTGATTTACCTGAAGATTTTCCGGCAGAAATTCCCCTTTACCCCAATGCGACGTTAATTCAGTCTCAAGATAATGAAACCGTTTGGGTGATCGCCGACAATGTTGAGCAACTAGAGACTTTTTACCGTGATACCTTGGCCGCAGAAAATTGGAATATTGTGGCGACAGAGCCAGCGGAGCTAAATTACCAACAGCTTGTGGCGACGAAAAATAATATTGAGCTGAGTATTGCCATCCCCACCGACTCCGCCCCCGCAGCCGAAGAGTCTGAACAGGCTGTTGTCGGTACGACCTTTGTATTGAGCTATCAAATCCTTGATGTACAGCCGCAACTAGATGCGGTGGAACCGTTAGAGGGCAACGAAAATCCTGCGACAACTGAGGAAAACCCTGCCCCATCAATACCGACAAATTCCTCTAAAAAGACACCGGAGCAAGTGCGAGATCTGGTTGCCCTAGACGTGTTTAAAAATGGGGACTTTCAAAGTAATGAAATCATTAGTCGCCGCCAGTTTGCCCGGTGGCTTTTTAAAGCCCATAACGCCATTTACGGCGATCGCCCCAATCAACAAATTCGCCCAGCCAATAGTACTAGTAGTGCCGCATTTCAAGATGTGCCCAGTAGCGATCCCGACTTTCGTTTCATTCAAGGGCTAGCCGAGGCAGGCATTATTCCTTCAAAATTAACCAGCGCCACCAATGCCAGCACCTTCCGCCCCGATGCTCCCCTAACCCGCGAAACTTTGATCACTTGGAAAGTACCTTTAGATCGTCGTCAAGCTCTCCCCCCAACGACCCTAGAACAAATTGCGGAAACATGGGGATTTCAAGATGCCGCCGAAATCGATTCCCGTGCTCTTCAGGCTCTCTATGTCGATTTCCAAAATGGTGACCAAGCTAATACCCGTCGCATTTTTGGCTACACAACGTTATTTCAACCGACCAAACCAGTCACCCAAGCAGAAGCGGCGATCGCCCTGTGGTATTTCGGCTTTCAAAGTGACGGCATTTCCGCAGCAGACATTTCACCTTGA
- a CDS encoding GUN4 domain-containing protein, with amino-acid sequence MEATSDLLQDFSALTAKKQLAEIPALVNQGELGFKCLREYLLSQEDKEPTPVTGRIIQVLNQHQTSDNLLFLQQEFPEGVVELTSTRGVDYQEIQDKLIEEDFLEADLLTVRKMWELAGESAVKRKWLYFTEVERFPAHDLYMIDLLWRVYSGGKFGFSVQRKIWLSLGKNFNSLWDKIAWRNGRSFARYPKEFTWSLDAPQGHLPTTNQLRGTKVILALFQHPAWQKKD; translated from the coding sequence ATGGAGGCAACTAGCGATTTACTGCAAGATTTTTCAGCATTAACTGCCAAAAAGCAGCTTGCGGAAATTCCTGCGCTAGTTAATCAAGGCGAGCTGGGCTTTAAGTGTTTGCGGGAATACTTATTATCTCAAGAAGACAAAGAACCAACGCCAGTGACAGGACGCATTATTCAGGTTCTAAATCAGCACCAAACCTCTGATAATTTATTGTTTCTGCAACAGGAATTTCCAGAAGGTGTGGTGGAGCTCACTTCCACTAGGGGGGTTGATTACCAAGAAATCCAAGATAAATTGATCGAAGAGGATTTTCTTGAGGCGGATCTACTCACAGTTCGGAAAATGTGGGAGCTAGCTGGCGAGTCTGCGGTTAAGCGTAAATGGCTCTATTTCACTGAAGTGGAGCGTTTTCCTGCCCATGATCTTTATATGATTGATTTGCTCTGGCGTGTTTATTCTGGGGGCAAATTTGGTTTTTCTGTGCAGCGTAAAATTTGGCTGTCCCTCGGTAAAAATTTCAACTCTCTCTGGGATAAAATCGCTTGGCGTAATGGTCGTTCTTTTGCTCGATATCCGAAAGAGTTTACGTGGAGTTTGGATGCGCCCCAAGGGCATTTGCCGACGACAAATCAGTTGCGCGGCACAAAGGTGATTTTGGCTTTGTTCCAACATCCGGCTTGGCAAAAGAAGGATTAA
- a CDS encoding response regulator transcription factor, with protein MKRVLVVDDDPILRKILQNFLTQCGYQVEMAVSGDMALQIWEKYQPDVIVSDVNMPAMNGLEFCQRLRAMPSGQLVPFIFLSGQDELEDRLKGHSSGGDDYLTKPFEMQELLAKIERQLERTQQIHAEILRLVDSVNIQEAKSTEPEPEPLPLTPAEIRVFWEVVQGLTNKQISENLFISPRTVQTHLSNILGKLQLDNRAQLVRFAYEKGYQAPDPKEK; from the coding sequence ATGAAACGAGTTTTGGTCGTGGATGACGACCCTATCCTACGCAAAATATTGCAAAATTTCCTAACCCAATGCGGTTATCAGGTGGAAATGGCAGTTTCTGGAGACATGGCTCTGCAAATTTGGGAAAAATACCAACCTGATGTCATTGTCTCTGATGTCAATATGCCCGCCATGAATGGACTAGAGTTTTGCCAGCGTCTCCGGGCAATGCCGTCAGGGCAACTGGTTCCTTTCATATTTCTTTCTGGTCAAGACGAGCTTGAGGATCGCTTAAAGGGTCACTCTTCTGGTGGCGATGACTATTTAACGAAGCCCTTTGAGATGCAGGAGTTGCTAGCGAAGATTGAACGGCAGCTAGAGCGCACCCAACAGATCCATGCTGAAATTTTGCGGTTAGTAGATTCTGTGAATATCCAAGAGGCCAAATCAACGGAGCCAGAGCCGGAACCTTTACCCCTTACTCCAGCGGAAATTCGTGTTTTTTGGGAAGTCGTACAGGGTTTAACCAATAAGCAGATTAGTGAAAATTTATTTATTAGTCCCCGTACGGTACAAACTCACTTGAGTAATATTTTAGGTAAGTTACAGCTGGACAACCGCGCCCAGTTAGTAAGATTTGCCTATGAGAAAGGTTATCAAGCACCGGATCCCAAAGAAAAGTAG
- a CDS encoding heme oxygenase (biliverdin-producing), translated as MVANLATMLREGTKTSHTMAENVGFVKCFLKGVVEKKSYRKLVTDLYFVYSAMEEEMERLKDHPIVSQIYFPELNRKESLETDLRFYYGANWQSQIKITPSGQAYVDRIHQVANEAPELLISHSYTRYLGDLSGGQILKKIAQNAMNLDGDGTAFYEFDTIDDEKAFKDKYRAAMNSLDVEQEMADRIVEEANDAFGMNMKMFQELEGNLVKAIGTMLFNTLTRRRAKGSTEMSAAN; from the coding sequence ATGGTCGCTAACTTAGCAACAATGTTACGAGAGGGAACCAAAACATCCCACACAATGGCAGAGAACGTTGGCTTCGTAAAATGCTTCCTGAAAGGTGTGGTCGAGAAGAAGTCCTACCGGAAGTTAGTGACGGATCTCTACTTTGTTTACTCGGCGATGGAAGAGGAGATGGAGCGTCTCAAGGATCATCCCATCGTGTCTCAAATTTACTTCCCCGAACTCAACCGCAAAGAAAGTCTTGAAACCGACTTGCGTTTTTATTACGGTGCAAACTGGCAATCCCAAATTAAGATTACGCCCTCTGGTCAGGCTTACGTAGATCGTATTCACCAAGTGGCGAACGAAGCCCCTGAGCTATTGATTAGCCACTCTTACACCCGTTACCTCGGTGATCTTTCTGGTGGTCAAATCCTCAAGAAAATTGCTCAAAATGCCATGAACCTCGATGGCGACGGCACTGCATTTTATGAGTTTGATACTATCGACGACGAGAAAGCATTTAAAGACAAGTACCGTGCGGCAATGAATAGCCTTGATGTCGAGCAAGAAATGGCGGATCGTATTGTTGAGGAAGCGAATGATGCTTTCGGCATGAACATGAAAATGTTCCAAGAGCTAGAAGGTAATCTCGTGAAGGCGATCGGCACGATGCTCTTTAATACTTTGACGCGTCGCCGCGCCAAGGGCAGTACAGAAATGTCTGCGGCAAACTAA
- a CDS encoding ferredoxin-thioredoxin reductase variable chain — protein MNVGDRIRVTTSVIVYNYPQHRKQAFDLKGLEGEIEGIIGRPITATLPIKVRFEKKYIAHLKEEEIEVI, from the coding sequence ATGAACGTTGGCGATCGCATCCGTGTCACGACATCGGTCATTGTTTACAACTATCCCCAGCATCGCAAACAGGCTTTTGATCTAAAAGGTCTAGAAGGGGAAATCGAAGGGATCATCGGTCGCCCTATCACCGCAACTTTGCCTATAAAAGTGCGATTTGAGAAAAAATACATAGCACATTTAAAAGAAGAAGAGATTGAAGTGATTTAA